The DNA region AGAGAGGTCGATGAATAACTTAAGGTGCTCGTTGAGGAGATTGGCTGCCTGAGATATAGCCTCCTTGGCGGAAATTGTACCGTCAGTCCAAACTTCTAATGTAAGCTTGTCAAAGTCAGTTACCTGACCGAGTCGAGTATCTTCTACATGATAGTTTACCTTTAAAACAGGAGTATATATACTATCAACAGCAATTACGTCGATAGGCATGTTGATGATCTGCTTATTACGTTCAGCTGAAACATAACCTCTGCCTCTGTCCAGAGTGATCTCCATGTATAACTTGGCATCTTTGCCTAATGTAGCAATATGCATGCCAGGATCAAGAATATCAACATCTGAATCAGTCTTTATGTCACCGGCAGTAACTTCGCACTCGCCTTCTGCTTCAATAAATACTGTCTTAGGACCGTCGCTGTGCAGTTTGGCTGTTAAACCCTTAATGCTGAGGATTATCTCAGTAACATCTTCTTTAACACCCGGAATTGTAGAGAGTTCATGGTGAACTCCGTCAATCTTAACTGATGTAACAGCAACACCAGGAAGTGAGGAGAGTAATACTCGTCTTAAGCTGTTACCAAGTGTAATACCATAGCCTCTTTCAAGAGGTGAAAGTACAAACTTGCCGTACTTGCCGTCACTTTTGAGATCAACTGTTTCAATTTCCGGTTTTTCTATTCTTTCAAGCATAAAAACCCTCCTATTTCGTAACTACATCAATAGTAATTAGTCGTCTGACTGTCATTATTTCTAGAAACCTTAAGAGATTACTTAGAATAAAGTTCGACGATCAGATGTTCTTCTACTTCATAGTCAAGGTCTTCCTTAACAGGCATACGAACAACCTTAGCTGAGAAATCCTCTTTGTTAGCTTCGAGCCAGAGAGGTACTACTCTGCCGTTTGTAAGTTCAACGATTTCCTTGAACTTTGTGCTCTTTCTGCTGTTTTCTCTGAGTGAGATAACATCGCCCGGCTTGATTCTGTATGATGGAATGTCGATTCTCTTGCCGTTTACGCTGAAGTGGCCGTGAGTAACAAGCTGTCTTGATTCACGTCTTGTTGTAGCGAGACCCATTCTGAATACAACGTTATCAAGTCTTGATTCAAGAATTGTGATAAGGTTTGTACCAGCCTGGCCCTGCTGCTTTTCAGCAATCTCAAAGTAGTGGTAGAACTGCTTTTCAAGAACACCGTAGATGAACTTGAGCTTCTGCTTTTCCTTGAGCTGCATTCCGTATTCAGAAAGCTTCTTTCTGTTACCCTGATCAGCTTTACGCTTTGTATCCTTTGAAACACCCATAACCATTGGGCTGATACCTAAATACTTACATTTCTTAAGAAGTGGTTCCTTATTAATAGCCATTGCTATTACCTCCGTTTTTTAAAAAATATCGAATTTGTTTATGTATTCGACGCCAAGCAAACTATAGCTCAGTTTCTATTCCTGTTACTATACACGTCTTCTCTTTGGAGGACGGCATCCGTTATGCGGGATAGGAGTAACATCCTTGATCATTTTAACTTCAAGACCTACTGTCTGGAGTGCTCTGATTGCAGCTTCACGTCCTGAACCAGGTCCCTTTACGTAAACT from Ruminococcus sp. HUN007 includes:
- a CDS encoding DNA-directed RNA polymerase subunit alpha — protein: MLERIEKPEIETVDLKSDGKYGKFVLSPLERGYGITLGNSLRRVLLSSLPGVAVTSVKIDGVHHELSTIPGVKEDVTEIILSIKGLTAKLHSDGPKTVFIEAEGECEVTAGDIKTDSDVDILDPGMHIATLGKDAKLYMEITLDRGRGYVSAERNKQIINMPIDVIAVDSIYTPVLKVNYHVEDTRLGQVTDFDKLTLEVWTDGTISAKEAISQAANLLNEHLKLFIDLSDEATITEVLVEKDEKGKEKILEMTIEELDLSVRSFNCLKRAGINTVDDLINKSEEEMMKVRNLGKKSFDEVKEKLQSLGFDLSSEEE
- the rpsD gene encoding 30S ribosomal protein S4; amino-acid sequence: MAINKEPLLKKCKYLGISPMVMGVSKDTKRKADQGNRKKLSEYGMQLKEKQKLKFIYGVLEKQFYHYFEIAEKQQGQAGTNLITILESRLDNVVFRMGLATTRRESRQLVTHGHFSVNGKRIDIPSYRIKPGDVISLRENSRKSTKFKEIVELTNGRVVPLWLEANKEDFSAKVVRMPVKEDLDYEVEEHLIVELYSK